The following proteins come from a genomic window of Phnomibacter ginsenosidimutans:
- a CDS encoding TonB-dependent receptor plug domain-containing protein, whose protein sequence is MHYKKGIVSAGIQSNHATGQQQRGTKGFLDASTISASYRHQWNEKWYTAARVAYDYRDFAAQNFYTTFASDTARERVITQWNHLQTGYTGKHLKWRLDAGYKTTDDRYSFNKRSTPNQNNSSVWQALSVADIELSAKSSITTGLQFVQKQIKSNDRGNHSVSQTGVFAVLHQQIGQYIQAEPALRLDIHQRSGIELLPQLNLSYKRSFYQLRGSVGRTIRDADFTERFNNYNRTLVASGSIGNPDLKPETSWSYEVGADVWLAESIKIAAGWFSREQRNLIDFVTTPYAQMPRQVNLVPTGTYALAKNIASVQTNGFETDITYRKQWKPQHWLQGNAGLVWLNSNSNGATPGFYISSHARFLFNYGIVYQYHRITIAVNGLYKQRREQKANAINASITPNYWLTNVRIDGRISSHLSVFVQADNVGDVSYSDLLGSVMPRRWLMGGVKWNR, encoded by the coding sequence ATTCACTACAAAAAAGGTATTGTAAGTGCAGGTATACAAAGCAACCATGCAACAGGTCAGCAACAGCGGGGCACCAAAGGCTTTTTAGATGCCAGCACCATCTCTGCATCGTACCGACACCAGTGGAATGAAAAATGGTACACAGCGGCAAGAGTAGCGTACGACTACCGCGACTTTGCAGCGCAAAATTTTTATACCACGTTTGCCAGCGACACCGCCCGTGAACGGGTGATAACACAATGGAATCATTTGCAAACAGGCTATACAGGAAAGCACCTGAAATGGCGGCTGGATGCTGGTTACAAAACCACTGACGATCGCTACAGCTTCAACAAACGCAGTACGCCCAATCAAAACAATTCATCGGTTTGGCAAGCGTTGAGTGTGGCAGATATTGAGTTATCAGCAAAAAGCAGCATTACTACCGGACTTCAATTTGTGCAAAAGCAAATCAAGAGCAACGACCGCGGCAATCACAGCGTTTCGCAAACAGGTGTATTCGCTGTTTTGCATCAGCAAATAGGTCAATACATTCAGGCAGAACCAGCACTGCGACTGGACATTCACCAACGCAGTGGCATAGAATTATTGCCCCAATTGAATCTCTCCTACAAACGGAGTTTTTATCAATTGCGGGGCAGTGTTGGACGAACCATACGTGATGCTGACTTTACCGAACGCTTCAACAATTACAACCGTACCCTCGTAGCCAGCGGCAGCATTGGCAACCCCGATTTAAAACCAGAAACATCTTGGAGCTACGAAGTCGGCGCCGATGTATGGCTGGCCGAATCCATCAAAATTGCAGCGGGATGGTTTAGCCGCGAACAACGCAACCTGATAGATTTTGTAACTACACCATATGCGCAAATGCCACGTCAGGTAAACCTTGTACCAACGGGTACCTATGCCTTGGCTAAAAACATTGCCAGTGTGCAAACGAATGGTTTTGAAACAGACATTACCTACCGCAAACAATGGAAACCGCAGCATTGGCTGCAGGGCAATGCCGGACTGGTGTGGCTCAACAGCAATAGCAATGGCGCTACCCCTGGTTTCTATATCAGCTCTCATGCACGTTTCTTGTTCAACTATGGCATCGTGTATCAATACCACCGCATCACCATTGCGGTGAATGGTTTGTACAAGCAACGCCGCGAACAAAAAGCCAATGCCATCAATGCCAGCATTACCCCCAACTACTGGCTTACCAATGTTCGAATAGATGGCCGCATCAGCAGTCACCTGAGTGTATTTGTGCAGGCAGATAATGTAGGCGATGTGAGCTACAGCGACCTGCTGGGCTCTGTGATGCCCCGCCGCTGGCTAATGGGTGGGGTGAAATGGAACCGGTAA